The region GGCTGTGTTTAAAGCGAGGATGAACGGTCCTCCACTCCACTCTCTGAGGCTGACCATCGAGCACCAGCAGGAGACCGACAGACTGTGCCTAACAGAACGGAGGcagaacattttcaaaacactCGATGTTTCAACTTTAGAATGCATCACACAGTCATCATAGAGAACTTTTATGTCTGACACATCCTTCAAATGTGGAGGATTTAATGTAAGACGTGGAGATGAATAGTGGCTCCTTTTTGCTATATGGTGTACTGATGTTTTTAAGGTCACTGCATTGTGATTGACAGCATGCTTTTAGTTGGCAGACACAAAATATTGCTCACATTTACAGGCCTGGAAAAGGCAACAGCCACTCTCTCCTCATCCCGACTGACATACACACAGCTTATCATCTCCTCTCGTTCCGCTGTTGAAAAGTCAGAAAACGTAGGATTGCGCAACTGCTGTTTGGTAATGATGGACAGTAAAGAAAGTGTTCAGTAGAGATAAAAAGATTGACATACCTCTTCCAAGCAACCATCGATAGTAGAACCAAGCACTCTGGTCGTTTGGGTCAGTGAAAAAGGCATTCTGTACAAGCTCATATTCTAAGAAAAAAAGATTGGGTTCAATAAGAATCAAAATTTCTTGAATTGCACCTCACACCACGTAAGATCCTGGTTACAGCCAGTCAGAAGCCCAAGACTGCCCCCTGGCGGTCACTAGAAGGCATTCCTGACTAAACAAACAAGCCATTccattgcagttttttttaaaagtgtacCTTTAAGGAGTTGCTCCTCACAGACGCGATGAGAGTGGGTTTGTGGAGAAGGTGGAGGGGAGGAGTGGGAAGCTTCACGGCATGATGACGGGGGTTCAGGGGACTCTGGGTGAAGCAGTGGCAATAAGGTGCTCCGATAGTGCCAGCTGGAGTAGTTGGAGAAGTTAGAGCCAATAAGACGATCTGTAAACCCCAATTCCTGATCAACAGGCACTCCAAACGACTTCACAACCATCCTGCGATAATCCCAGCAATGAACTGGAGATGGAAGAACACGGTGTGATACATCAGGGAAACATTAAATAGAGTCCTTGGTTCCGATTAAATTTGTTATGAATTACCCAGATGCCTATGATTTTCTCGCTTTGCTTTTCCAATACTTACAGTTGCGGTCATCCAGGCTGAGGCAACGATCACAGAGGCTCAGCTCTCTGGCCCAGTTTGGTCGAGGCAAGCGTGCTGAGACCCAACCTCGGTGATACCAGCTGCCGTAGGACTTAGGGTTCACCTTCAGGCACGACTCTAGAAACAACAGCTCAGCTTCATAAACCTTTTGTACTTCATCCTCGTCCCTGGAGGAGACCAAACAGATATGGTCAAATATATGATACTTGATTATTCAGGATGCGTCACGCTTAAAAACTATGGTTGATGAGAAAGCAGATAAATATCTAACTTCACAGTCTCCAGGTGCATAAGAATCTCTCGTCTGTAGTTCCAGAGTGTTGCAAAGTCAGGATTGGATGAGAGTAGCTGTTGGGTCAGCTGGAGTGCTTCCTCATCACAGACACCCTCTCTCCTCTGCCATACAGGACAACGGCAACGGTGTGAGGCAAAGATATGAACGatgaaatgctttttatttgtttttatttatttattttatcagtcCATTTTTATCAGTAACGATGCATgtattatgtttaaaaaaaaagaagaagataaaacgTGAATGTAAATAACCTTAGAAAAACAAGCATCTCTTGCAGCGACGTATATCTTCAGTTTCTTCTCTCgctccttctttttctcctcctcctgttgtgCTGTCGTTTTAATCTTCACTCGGCCATGCTGTTAAAGAATACACAATGCAGCGTTTAAATAAGCAGGGTTCACTCTGAGGGTAAATGTaagaaatcatttcattttgatgaaCAACACGAACACTGTATTATAACTCTATATTTGAAAAGGAATGGTATCAATTTGGAATCTCTTACCATCCTTTCCGTTTGCGATGTCGTCCACAAATGTCTGTTTATAGTAGATAAGGGGGAGTGTTATTCAGGGTTAGCCCTGTAATGACGTCCACATGAACTGACACAGAGGTAACGTTATAACATGCCGACATTGTTCAGTCGAGAGCTGATCATCGGGTCAGACAATTTGCAGAAGGGTTGAAACACTCAACACTTAAGCCTCAGTTTAGCCTGTCAATCACCGTAGCTAACACATCACCAACACAGTCGAGCCAGCACAGAATACAAACAGCCTACGACGGAATATACTATTTAATTAACGTACTTAAGAAATAAACACCGCACTTGTTAACTTCATTAAACACCCACCGTATTCGCTACTTGAGCTCTTTTTATGCTTTCCAGGTTTCAGCTGGATTTGTCATGTCACCACCAGGATGTCTAACACTACAATTTTACTTCCGGATCCGATTCACTTCCGTCGTGTGATGATGACGTCAGATGGAGCGATGAACATTACGTTAAAATGTTACGGCGTCTCGCTTGACGGACACATTAAAATTAGACGTTTAGAGCGTGGAAATGGTTTGTTGAAggttcaaaatgaatgaattaagctacaatgaaataaaatttaagaaCTATTCTTACACATAAAGAACAATTTTTTTAGTCTGTGCAAAGAACAGTCTTGATTAGTCTGTAGGTcagaaattaacattttaaattttttttaatacattttccttaaagaaaaagccacatttttctttcagtcaTTATAATACAGaaattgtataaaaatgtacattacGTTGTATAGATAAACATCCCCTTAATAGCAAATGACACCACCCGTGTTTGGCTGTTGTGAATACATgttaggtaggtaggtaggtaaattaaattaattattaaattcaaGAAAACTAAGTAATAATTACAAAAAGcgagaccaaccaaccaaatacAGGCAtcaaacaaacatacagtatcttcttcttcaatCGATAgtaatactgttcaagaagcagctactgttctttgctgtaacatcagatgtcgcttaaaactagaatttggtttctataaaattacaaaagacctaaata is a window of Antennarius striatus isolate MH-2024 chromosome 7, ASM4005453v1, whole genome shotgun sequence DNA encoding:
- the rabggta gene encoding geranylgeranyl transferase type-2 subunit alpha — translated: MHGRVKIKTTAQQEEEKKKEREKKLKIYVAARDACFSKRREGVCDEEALQLTQQLLSSNPDFATLWNYRREILMHLETVKDEDEVQKVYEAELLFLESCLKVNPKSYGSWYHRGWVSARLPRPNWARELSLCDRCLSLDDRNFHCWDYRRMVVKSFGVPVDQELGFTDRLIGSNFSNYSSWHYRSTLLPLLHPESPEPPSSCREASHSSPPPSPQTHSHRVCEEQLLKEYELVQNAFFTDPNDQSAWFYYRWLLGRAEREEMISCVYVSRDEERVAVAFSRPVNAQSVGLLLVLDGQPQRVEWRTVHPRFKHSPVWICDLPPGTISDITNEHNLTVHWTEKHIHRDCALYTGRTESWCRDSATNQELFRSELSVEKTSVLQSELQSCNQLQELEPLNKWCLLTIILLMRALDPLGYEKETLAHFLTLKDVDSMRSGYYSDLCSKFMIENTILKMEYAEVRVFSITDKNLTTLCHLDQLLLVTHINLSSNRLERLPPQFAMLQCLQVLEADNNVIGNLEGVHHLPKLEEVLLKNNNISTLADLRPLASCPKLKRLDLRGNPVTQTANIATDLAELLPSVTDLLL